From a single Rhodopirellula islandica genomic region:
- a CDS encoding nucleoside hydrolase — MILCLIALAAIDGSALRAESDSATTATPLPVIFDTDITGDCDDVLALAMLHAMQDRGECELKAVTISKVNPLAAPFVDAINTFYGRGDLPIGATREAQRRESRYLKLCKTRDGDRFRYPHDLLSSDDAPTAVDVLRQTLADSDDGSVVIIQVGLATNLADLLDSQGDQFSPLNGVELLRKKCKLISVMAGCFGPTLGKPRHDEANVVNGIGAMQRFADRSPDEVPVVWSDYRIGIAAAYPRESIARDFSYVPHHPVREAYLLHSGPNHDRPTWDLTSVLHAVRPADHYFGLSPPGRVVVDDKGFTEFRPDANGRDQLLEMSSEQAIRVVEIQRALSSQPPRDISDH, encoded by the coding sequence ATGATTTTGTGTTTGATCGCGCTGGCAGCGATCGATGGCTCGGCTCTCCGCGCGGAATCCGATTCTGCGACGACGGCAACGCCATTGCCGGTCATTTTTGATACCGACATCACGGGGGACTGCGACGATGTGCTGGCGCTGGCCATGTTGCACGCCATGCAAGACCGTGGTGAGTGCGAACTCAAAGCCGTGACGATCTCCAAGGTCAATCCGCTGGCGGCTCCGTTCGTCGATGCGATCAACACGTTTTATGGCCGCGGTGATCTTCCCATCGGAGCAACGCGGGAAGCTCAGCGTCGCGAAAGTCGCTACCTGAAACTGTGCAAGACACGCGATGGCGATCGATTCCGATACCCGCATGACTTGCTCAGCAGCGATGACGCCCCCACCGCGGTGGATGTGCTGCGGCAGACATTGGCGGATTCCGATGATGGCAGTGTGGTCATCATTCAGGTTGGCCTGGCAACGAACTTGGCGGATCTGTTGGATTCTCAAGGCGACCAATTCAGTCCGCTGAATGGGGTGGAATTGCTTCGCAAGAAGTGCAAGCTGATCTCAGTCATGGCGGGATGTTTCGGACCCACACTCGGCAAGCCGCGGCACGATGAAGCCAACGTCGTCAATGGAATCGGCGCGATGCAACGGTTCGCGGATCGATCGCCCGATGAGGTGCCGGTGGTGTGGAGTGATTACCGGATTGGGATTGCGGCGGCCTACCCACGCGAAAGCATCGCTCGCGATTTTTCCTATGTGCCGCATCACCCGGTACGCGAAGCCTATTTGTTGCACAGTGGTCCCAACCATGATCGGCCCACTTGGGATTTGACCAGCGTGCTGCACGCCGTGCGTCCGGCTGATCACTACTTTGGGCTGTCTCCGCCTGGCCGCGTGGTCGTGGATGACAAGGGCTTCACCGAGTTCCGCCCTGATGCGAATGGGCGTGATCAGTTGCTGGAGATGAGTTCCGAGCAGGCGATTCGTGTGGTTGAAATTCAGCGGGCTCTTTCGAGCCAACCGCCTCGCGATATCAGCGACCACTGA
- the hisN gene encoding histidinol-phosphatase, whose protein sequence is MSDWTPAQWQSEHGGRLTAMVDIALKAGQHTLTHFGKASLSVDRKSDDSPVTIADREAEQLVRQLVAEQFPEDAIAGEEFADSEGVSRYRWVVDPIDGTKSFICGVPLYSTLLALECDETPFGGVIYLPATDQIVVAALGSGCYHSDDLKTWSEAHVSEQTDLSKAVFVTSEAKSFGDRGDGPRGDSDVFDALQRDTWLTRTWGDGYGYAMVATGRADLMVDPICNAWDVAAMAPILSEAGGRFTSWKGIDTVRGGDGVGTNGHLHEAVLALLKK, encoded by the coding sequence ATGTCGGATTGGACTCCCGCCCAGTGGCAATCGGAACACGGTGGACGATTGACCGCGATGGTCGACATTGCTTTGAAAGCTGGCCAGCACACACTGACTCATTTCGGAAAGGCATCCTTGTCGGTGGATCGGAAATCCGATGATTCCCCGGTGACAATCGCTGACCGAGAAGCCGAGCAATTGGTCCGTCAATTGGTCGCTGAGCAATTTCCCGAGGACGCGATTGCCGGGGAAGAATTTGCTGACAGTGAAGGCGTCAGCCGTTACCGATGGGTGGTCGATCCGATCGACGGAACCAAGTCGTTCATCTGCGGCGTGCCGTTGTACAGCACCTTGTTGGCACTGGAATGCGACGAGACCCCGTTTGGCGGAGTCATCTACCTTCCCGCGACCGATCAGATCGTCGTCGCCGCATTGGGCAGTGGTTGTTACCACAGCGACGACCTGAAGACCTGGAGCGAAGCTCATGTGTCGGAGCAAACCGATTTGTCGAAGGCGGTCTTCGTCACCAGCGAAGCGAAGTCGTTTGGCGATCGAGGCGATGGCCCGCGCGGTGACAGCGATGTCTTTGATGCCTTGCAGCGAGACACGTGGCTGACACGAACTTGGGGCGATGGCTATGGCTACGCGATGGTCGCGACTGGCCGAGCGGACTTGATGGTCGATCCGATTTGCAATGCCTGGGACGTTGCCGCGATGGCTCCGATCCTCAGCGAAGCGGGCGGACGCTTCACGTCTTGGAAAGGCATCGACACCGTCCGCGGAGGTGATGGCGTGGGCACCAACGGTCACCTTCACGAGGCGGTCTTGGCTCTGCTGAAAAAGTGA
- a CDS encoding DUF1501 domain-containing protein — MKPNDITDEHRMMLTRRHFFGRSASGVGMAALASMMGRSATAETNAPAASNVPQPDFPEPNGVMKEYHTPPKAKRVIYLFQSGAPSQQELFDYKPALQQHEGKELADFVDMNQRVTGMTAGQKSFPMAGSRYKFAKHGEAGLELGSELIPKISTLADDMCLIRSMHTEAINHDPAMTFFQSGNQLPGRPSVGSWLHYGLGAINENLPTFISMVSRGTGRPNCQPLYDRLWGSGFLPSTYAGVKLMSVGDPVLYLSNPDGFDAKARRRMLDDLQQLNQEKLDEFGDPEIHSRIQQYELAYRMQTSVPELIDFSDEPQHVLDAYGPDVTKRGTYAYNCLLARRLAERDVRFIQLFHMGWDQHFTLPKQLPGQCRDVDQATTALVNDLKQRGLLEDTLVVWGGEFGRTSYCQGTLNAETYGRDHHPRCFSLWMAGAGVKPGMAYGATDEVCYNITENPVHVHDLHATMLHLLGIDHERLTYRFQGRYFRLTDVHGNVIRDILT; from the coding sequence ATGAAACCCAATGATATCACTGACGAGCATCGCATGATGCTGACTCGCCGTCATTTCTTTGGCCGGTCGGCATCGGGAGTCGGCATGGCCGCGCTGGCGTCCATGATGGGACGCTCGGCGACGGCGGAAACCAACGCGCCCGCGGCAAGCAACGTTCCGCAGCCGGACTTCCCCGAGCCCAACGGGGTGATGAAGGAATACCACACGCCGCCCAAAGCCAAACGAGTCATCTACTTGTTCCAAAGCGGGGCTCCATCCCAGCAAGAACTGTTCGACTACAAACCCGCCTTGCAGCAACACGAAGGCAAGGAGCTGGCTGATTTCGTCGACATGAATCAGCGAGTGACGGGGATGACCGCCGGACAAAAATCGTTTCCGATGGCCGGTTCGCGGTACAAATTCGCCAAGCACGGGGAAGCGGGTTTGGAACTTGGCAGCGAGCTGATTCCAAAGATTTCAACGCTGGCCGACGACATGTGCTTGATTCGCTCCATGCACACCGAGGCGATCAACCACGACCCCGCGATGACCTTCTTCCAAAGCGGGAACCAGTTGCCCGGCCGACCCAGCGTGGGGTCTTGGCTGCACTATGGATTGGGCGCAATCAATGAGAATTTGCCCACCTTCATTTCCATGGTGTCGCGTGGCACGGGGCGTCCCAATTGCCAACCGCTCTACGATCGACTGTGGGGAAGTGGGTTCCTGCCGTCCACTTACGCCGGCGTCAAACTGATGAGCGTTGGGGATCCGGTGCTGTACCTGAGTAACCCAGACGGCTTTGATGCCAAGGCCCGGCGCCGCATGCTCGACGACCTGCAGCAACTCAACCAAGAGAAACTGGATGAGTTCGGTGATCCCGAGATCCATTCGCGAATCCAGCAATACGAACTGGCCTACCGAATGCAGACATCCGTGCCTGAACTGATCGATTTTTCTGACGAGCCCCAGCATGTTCTGGATGCTTACGGTCCCGATGTGACGAAGCGTGGGACGTACGCCTACAACTGCTTGCTGGCACGCCGTTTGGCAGAACGCGACGTGCGATTCATCCAGCTCTTCCACATGGGATGGGATCAACACTTCACGCTGCCGAAGCAATTGCCTGGCCAGTGTCGCGACGTCGATCAAGCGACAACGGCGTTGGTGAACGACTTGAAGCAACGCGGTCTCTTGGAAGACACTCTCGTCGTTTGGGGAGGCGAGTTCGGGCGAACGTCTTACTGCCAAGGCACGTTGAACGCAGAGACCTACGGTCGCGATCACCATCCACGTTGCTTCTCGTTGTGGATGGCGGGTGCCGGTGTCAAACCAGGGATGGCGTACGGAGCGACCGACGAGGTGTGTTACAACATCACGGAGAACCCCGTCCATGTGCATGATTTGCATGCCACGATGCTGCATCTGCTGGGCATCGATCATGAGCGTCTCACCTACCGCTTCCAAGGTCGCTATTTCAGGCTGACCGATGTCCACGGCAACGTCATCCGAGACATCCTGACTTAG
- a CDS encoding PSD1 and planctomycete cytochrome C domain-containing protein — protein sequence MAGVAIAGLASWNTLPVKADEIELVDFSSQVRPILSDRCFHCHGPDANNQDSEFRLDSQENLVADLGGYAGVVPGDLEASELIARIRSEDESDMMPPPDSNRSLSDEEKRILEQWVAQGAPYEGHWAFEPPTRPAVPTEVVAESGWPQEVIDRWSKNPIDAFVAEKLLSNQLTPSPDADPATRLRRVSLTLTGQLPSPELQDRYLADPSEQAFEEAVNELMSTWDYAERQALLWMDAARYADTDGYQNDPERSNWPWRDWVIQAFHNNVPFDQFTVEQLAGDMLPNATDEQRLATAFNRNHRQNSEGGALAEEFLVENVIDRVETTGTVWLGLTLGCTRCHDHKYDPISQREFYQFYGYFNNIGERGIGKGVSANPTMKFASPLATAPPQELAAVERAEQAIQDAEAGIRQRMDQWAAETQRLLQTSLSVQWQHVTLEEMQLTGEGKLEKESEHTVFFQPTEAKNAKNVAYEFVISGDLSGTSMFKVTALPDKRFGAPRKLAPSVNGNFVLTDFEIHVGDQTQAVQSVSASFEQDNYPASNAIDEDPKSGWAVFEPNAEEQPVDITFLLQEPIPADAGQPTKLTLRFDSSFANHVIGKLQIERSTSATDLPKRVTGLNQKLKDILLKPTGDRTKADRKQLLAHYRKIDPPLKAAQQQFSAADDALLQKTGPRVPVMVMKERESDPQPAYLLDRGQYDQPVKDDPLPRGVPSALLPSSDARQPEDRLELARWMVSRENPLTARVTVNRIWQSHFGAGIVKTAEDFGLQSEMPSHRELLDWLAVEFIESGWDVQAMHRLIVTSAAFNQSSKRNHGLNDPDPGNRLISRGPRYRADGFVIRDLALQVAGIASDQVGGASVKPYQPSGLWESVAANAGTRYKPDQGDSLYRKSMYTYWKRAVNPPRQTIFDASGREVCNVRVRRTNTPLQALVLMNDPTFVEAARNLAQRALQLDATDEERLSQLAFWAIAKRPSSTTLKVMSRSLSYFRDHYHAAPEAAEKLLAVGESNPDNQLDATELAAMTAVAHLILNTDEFITVE from the coding sequence GTGGCTGGCGTCGCAATCGCTGGACTGGCGTCCTGGAACACGTTGCCGGTGAAGGCCGATGAGATTGAGTTGGTGGATTTCAGCAGCCAGGTCAGACCGATCCTTTCCGATCGCTGCTTTCACTGTCACGGTCCCGACGCGAACAATCAAGATTCCGAGTTCCGATTGGATAGCCAAGAGAACTTGGTCGCTGATTTGGGTGGCTATGCAGGCGTTGTGCCCGGCGATCTGGAAGCCAGCGAACTGATCGCCCGCATTCGCAGCGAGGACGAATCGGACATGATGCCGCCACCGGACAGCAACCGGTCGCTCAGCGATGAAGAAAAACGAATCCTGGAACAATGGGTCGCTCAAGGCGCCCCCTACGAGGGGCACTGGGCGTTCGAACCACCAACCCGACCAGCAGTGCCCACCGAAGTCGTGGCCGAGTCGGGATGGCCCCAGGAAGTGATTGACCGCTGGTCGAAGAACCCGATCGATGCCTTCGTTGCTGAAAAGCTGCTCTCGAATCAACTCACGCCTTCTCCAGACGCGGATCCCGCCACCCGCCTCCGACGCGTTTCGCTGACTTTGACGGGGCAGCTACCAAGCCCTGAACTGCAAGACAGATACTTGGCCGACCCAAGCGAACAAGCCTTCGAAGAGGCAGTCAATGAACTGATGTCGACTTGGGACTATGCCGAACGTCAAGCATTGCTGTGGATGGACGCCGCTCGTTATGCCGACACCGACGGCTATCAGAACGATCCCGAACGCAGCAACTGGCCCTGGCGTGACTGGGTGATTCAGGCGTTCCACAACAACGTGCCGTTCGATCAGTTCACGGTCGAACAACTCGCCGGCGACATGCTCCCCAACGCAACCGACGAGCAGCGACTCGCCACCGCGTTCAATCGCAACCACCGCCAAAACAGCGAAGGCGGCGCACTGGCAGAAGAGTTCTTGGTCGAGAACGTGATCGATCGTGTGGAAACAACCGGAACCGTTTGGCTCGGTCTGACTCTCGGGTGCACGCGTTGCCACGACCACAAATACGATCCCATCTCGCAACGAGAGTTCTACCAGTTCTACGGTTACTTCAATAACATCGGCGAGCGTGGGATCGGCAAAGGCGTGAGTGCTAACCCCACGATGAAGTTCGCTTCGCCCCTGGCGACAGCCCCCCCGCAAGAGCTCGCGGCGGTGGAGCGGGCCGAGCAAGCGATCCAGGATGCCGAGGCCGGGATTCGTCAACGGATGGACCAATGGGCAGCCGAAACCCAGCGACTGTTGCAAACATCCCTCAGCGTGCAATGGCAGCACGTCACCCTCGAAGAGATGCAACTGACCGGTGAAGGGAAACTGGAAAAAGAATCCGAACACACGGTTTTCTTCCAACCCACCGAAGCAAAAAACGCCAAGAACGTTGCCTATGAATTCGTGATCTCAGGCGACCTTTCCGGCACAAGCATGTTCAAGGTGACCGCTTTGCCTGACAAGCGTTTCGGTGCACCTCGCAAGTTGGCACCGAGCGTGAACGGCAACTTTGTGTTGACCGATTTTGAGATCCACGTCGGCGACCAAACCCAAGCGGTGCAATCCGTTTCAGCTTCCTTCGAACAGGACAATTACCCTGCGTCGAACGCAATCGACGAGGATCCCAAATCAGGTTGGGCTGTCTTTGAACCGAACGCCGAAGAGCAGCCGGTTGACATCACCTTCCTATTGCAGGAACCGATTCCAGCCGATGCCGGACAACCCACCAAGCTCACGCTTCGATTCGACAGCTCGTTCGCGAATCACGTCATCGGCAAACTCCAAATCGAACGTTCCACGTCGGCGACGGATTTGCCCAAGCGGGTGACTGGGCTGAATCAAAAGCTGAAGGACATCCTGCTGAAGCCCACTGGAGATCGGACGAAAGCGGATCGCAAACAATTGCTGGCCCACTACCGCAAAATTGACCCACCACTGAAGGCCGCCCAACAACAATTCTCCGCCGCCGATGACGCGCTGTTACAGAAAACGGGCCCCCGTGTTCCGGTGATGGTGATGAAAGAACGGGAGTCGGATCCGCAACCGGCCTACCTTTTGGACCGAGGCCAATACGATCAACCGGTCAAAGACGATCCGTTGCCGCGAGGCGTTCCCTCGGCTCTGCTGCCTTCCTCGGATGCACGCCAACCGGAGGATCGTTTGGAACTGGCACGCTGGATGGTCTCTCGTGAAAACCCACTGACCGCTCGAGTCACCGTCAACCGGATTTGGCAAAGTCACTTTGGGGCCGGCATCGTCAAAACCGCCGAAGACTTTGGTCTGCAAAGCGAGATGCCCAGCCATCGCGAATTGCTCGATTGGTTGGCCGTGGAGTTCATCGAATCCGGCTGGGATGTCCAAGCGATGCATCGTTTGATCGTGACCAGTGCGGCCTTCAATCAATCGTCCAAACGGAATCACGGGCTCAACGACCCGGACCCTGGAAATCGACTGATCAGCCGCGGGCCGCGCTATCGTGCCGATGGGTTCGTGATCCGCGACCTTGCCTTGCAAGTGGCGGGAATTGCCAGCGACCAAGTCGGCGGGGCGTCCGTGAAGCCCTATCAACCGAGTGGGTTGTGGGAAAGCGTGGCTGCCAATGCCGGCACGCGATACAAACCCGATCAGGGCGACAGCCTGTATCGCAAAAGCATGTACACGTACTGGAAACGAGCCGTCAATCCGCCGCGTCAAACCATCTTCGACGCCAGTGGTCGCGAGGTTTGCAACGTCCGCGTTCGACGCACCAACACGCCGCTCCAGGCTCTGGTGTTGATGAACGACCCGACGTTTGTGGAAGCCGCCCGCAACCTGGCTCAACGTGCCTTGCAACTCGATGCCACCGACGAAGAACGACTCTCGCAACTCGCTTTCTGGGCGATCGCCAAACGGCCTTCATCAACGACCTTGAAAGTGATGTCACGCAGTTTGTCTTACTTCCGAGATCACTACCACGCTGCCCCGGAAGCCGCCGAGAAACTGCTGGCCGTTGGGGAATCGAACCCCGACAACCAACTCGATGCGACGGAGTTGGCGGCGATGACTGCCGTTGCTCACCTGATCTTGAACACCGACGAATTCATCACCGTTGAATAG